DNA from Candidatus Baltobacteraceae bacterium:
ACGCTGGCCGGCGAAGACGCGTTCGCGCGCGACATCTACGACACCGTCGCGGACGTATACGACGAATATCTCCCGCTAACGTTTATGACGTTCGCGAGCGACGAAACCGAAACGCGCGAACTCATGGTGGATCGTCTGCGGCTGCGCCCGGGCCAGCGAGTGCTGGAAGTCGGTGCGGGAACGGGACGTACCAGTGCATTCATCGCCGGCAAGCTCGGCGGCGAGGGGCACGTGTACGTGCACGACATATCGCGCGGGATTCTGCTCAAAGCCGTGGAGCGGCTTGCAAGTGAGTCCGTAGGGCTTTCATTCCTGCTCAGCAACGGCGTTTACTTACCGTTTCCCGACGGCTACTTCGATGCGGTCTTCCACTTTGGCGGTCTGAACATGTTTTCGGACGTTCGGCGCGGACTGTCGGAGATGGCGCGCGTCGTTCGTCCTGGTGGCCGCGTCGTCGTGGGCGACGAAAGCGTTCCGCCGTGGCTGCGCGGTACGGAGTTTGGCCGAATCCTCATGAACTCGAGTAAGCACTACGAGGCGCCGCTACCGCTAGACGATATGCCCGTGTCCGCTCGCGACGTGGTCATCGAGTACATTCTCGGCGGCGTATTCTATCTGATCAGCTTTACCGTCGGGGTTGGGGAACCGACTGCGAACTTCGATTTCGACATTCCGGGCGCACGCGGCGGAACGCACCGCACGCGAATGTATGGAAACCTCGAGGGGGTCACTCCTGAGGCGAAGGAACTCGCGGCGCGCGCTCGCGCTAAGCGCGGCCTGAGCATGCACGCGTGGCTCGACGCGGTGGTACGTGAGGCGGCACGTCGAGATATCGGCGATGACGACGTACCGGTATAACGCCGGCTCGGCCTTCGCAGAACAGGTCGCGAAGGCCCCGGCGCGCCCGGCTCTAAAGATGGCCGGCGGCTCGAGTGTCTCGTACGGCGATCTCAACACTCTTGCCAATAGGATTGCCGGAGTATTTCGTCGCCGCGGTGTGAATCGGCACGACGTGGTTGGGATCGTCCATACCAAAACGCCGTCGTCTTACGCAGCGATGCTGGCTGCGTTGAAGATCGGTGCGGCCTACGTCAATCTCGACGACCAGAACCCTCCGGCCCGGCTCGAACGCATCTTCTCGACCGCACGACCCAAGGTAGTTTGCGCCGAGGCGCTCTCTGCGCCGATGCACCAAGCGGTCACGCATGCCGGCATCAGCGTGCTGGAATGGTCGGGCGAGGGGGTTCCGAGCGAACTTTCGAGTGCTGGGACGGCCGAGCCGGACGATTGCGGTGACGTCACCGGGGCAGATCCCGCGTATATCATGTATACGTCCGGGTCGACGGGCGTTCCCAAGGGCGCCTGTATGACGCATGCCAACGTCCTGAACTTCGGCGCGTGGTGTGGATCGCGATTCGGCATCGGCCCCGACGACGTCCTGACCAACGTCAACCCGATGTATTTCGATAACTCGGTGTTCGATTTTTATGGTGCTATGCTCAACGGTGCGTCGATCGCACCGGTTACACGCGAGACTCTCGCCAACCCCGCTGATGCCTTGAGCCAAGTCGAGGAAGCCGGCTGTACGATCTGGTTTTCGGTGCCGTCGCTATTAATCTACTTGAGCACGGTGAAGCTATTGAGCCCGAACCGGCTGCCGGCTATCCGCTCGTTCGTCTTTGGCGGCGAGGGCTATCCGAAACCGGAGCTCGCCAAGCTTTTTAAAACGTACGGGCAGCGCGCAAAGCTGATAAACGTCTACGGTCCGACCGAATGCACCTGTATCTGTTCGGCATGGGACGTTCGACCGGAAGACTTGGCGAATCCGGACGGATTGGTGACCCTTGGACCCGTAACGGAGAATTTTTCGATGCTCGTGCTGGACGAAGAGCGCGGGGTTTCGCCCGGCGAAATCGGCGAGCTCTGCCTATTGGGTCCCCAAGTCGGTCTCGGGTACGTAAACGATCCGGAGCGAACCGCTAGTGCCTTCGTGCGCAGTCCCCTCAATAACCGCTGGTACGAGAAGATGTATCGCACCGGAGATCTAGTGCGCCTTTCCACCGACGGCCGTTCGCTCGATTTCGTGGGACGAAAAGACAACCAAATCAAGCACATGGGATATCGCATCGAACTCGAGGAGATCGAGTCGGCGCTCAACCGCATCACCGGGGTGACGCAGTCGGCCGTCGTCCAAAAGGCCGGGCGGCGCGAGCAGAAGATTCTTGTTGCATACGTTGCTGCCGAGAAGCCGCTCGCGGAGGACCGGCTCCGGTCTGAGCTGCAGGATCTGTTGCCCCCGTATATGATCCCGCAGCGTTTTGAGATTCGCGAGGCTCTACCGAAGAATTCAAACGGCAAAGTGGACCGCGTCGCGCTGCGTAACGAATAATCGTGCCGGAAAACGCGTATACGACGTTTCACAGTCAGCGGGTGGGGGCCCATCTCTACCCCACCGAGTTCGTCGTGCGTACGATGCTCGGGACCTATCCGGGCCTGAAGCTCGAGAGGAAATACAAGAACGCCCGGTTGCTGGACCTTGGCTTTGGAGACGGGAGAAACTTTCCGCTCTTTGCGAATCTGGAAGTCCGCATTTACGGCGCCGAGCCGGACCGCGAATTATGTTCGCTCGTGAGCGAACGCATGAGGCCGTTGGGCATCCAATGCGAATTGCGACCGGGAAGCAACGCCCACGTTCCCTTCGAGGACGGATTCTTCGACTACGTCGTGGCTTGCCACTCGATCTACTATGTTGACTCCGGCGATACGTTTTCACAGAACGTCGCCGAAGCGGCGCGCGTTCTTAAACCGGGGGGCTGGATTATCGCGTCCGTGCCGGATCGCGAGAATTTCATTCTGGCGGGGGCGGACGCCTTACCGGACGGCCATTGGAGGATACGCTCGGATCCCTATGGCCTGCGCAACGGCTCTATTTTTCGCGCGTTTGCGGACCGGCAAGAGG
Protein-coding regions in this window:
- a CDS encoding methyltransferase domain-containing protein yields the protein MTDAAVYRCPATGESLALEISERKGDEVVSGQLRSPGGASYAISGGIPDLRYPATLAGEDAFARDIYDTVADVYDEYLPLTFMTFASDETETRELMVDRLRLRPGQRVLEVGAGTGRTSAFIAGKLGGEGHVYVHDISRGILLKAVERLASESVGLSFLLSNGVYLPFPDGYFDAVFHFGGLNMFSDVRRGLSEMARVVRPGGRVVVGDESVPPWLRGTEFGRILMNSSKHYEAPLPLDDMPVSARDVVIEYILGGVFYLISFTVGVGEPTANFDFDIPGARGGTHRTRMYGNLEGVTPEAKELAARARAKRGLSMHAWLDAVVREAARRDIGDDDVPV
- a CDS encoding amino acid adenylation domain-containing protein; this translates as MTTYRYNAGSAFAEQVAKAPARPALKMAGGSSVSYGDLNTLANRIAGVFRRRGVNRHDVVGIVHTKTPSSYAAMLAALKIGAAYVNLDDQNPPARLERIFSTARPKVVCAEALSAPMHQAVTHAGISVLEWSGEGVPSELSSAGTAEPDDCGDVTGADPAYIMYTSGSTGVPKGACMTHANVLNFGAWCGSRFGIGPDDVLTNVNPMYFDNSVFDFYGAMLNGASIAPVTRETLANPADALSQVEEAGCTIWFSVPSLLIYLSTVKLLSPNRLPAIRSFVFGGEGYPKPELAKLFKTYGQRAKLINVYGPTECTCICSAWDVRPEDLANPDGLVTLGPVTENFSMLVLDEERGVSPGEIGELCLLGPQVGLGYVNDPERTASAFVRSPLNNRWYEKMYRTGDLVRLSTDGRSLDFVGRKDNQIKHMGYRIELEEIESALNRITGVTQSAVVQKAGRREQKILVAYVAAEKPLAEDRLRSELQDLLPPYMIPQRFEIREALPKNSNGKVDRVALRNE
- a CDS encoding class I SAM-dependent methyltransferase, which translates into the protein MPENAYTTFHSQRVGAHLYPTEFVVRTMLGTYPGLKLERKYKNARLLDLGFGDGRNFPLFANLEVRIYGAEPDRELCSLVSERMRPLGIQCELRPGSNAHVPFEDGFFDYVVACHSIYYVDSGDTFSQNVAEAARVLKPGGWIIASVPDRENFILAGADALPDGHWRIRSDPYGLRNGSIFRAFADRQEVAAAFTDCFEELSIASFRDDWYGILVSGFVVVARRSETA